Proteins encoded by one window of Lathyrus oleraceus cultivar Zhongwan6 chromosome 1, CAAS_Psat_ZW6_1.0, whole genome shotgun sequence:
- the LOC127092591 gene encoding uncharacterized protein LOC127092591, with translation MKRLVLQAIPLSPPMVVTTSMDDVVETPLIYENCSLSLNGRIFQIDLICLPLKKVDVVLGMDWLSAKSVFIGCEEKLITIPSSEVTPKDVLTTILEGTVGMVNFLFENEKLVLLVLIKEPSDNLSVTQIPVVCEFPEVFLEDVTSLPPEREVEFSIDLIPGTAPISVSPYRMVPLELRELKNQLDELLNKHFIRPSVSPWGAPVLLVKKKDDSMRLCIDYR, from the coding sequence ATGAAACGTCTTGTCTTGCAAGCAATTCCCTTGTCTCCTCCTATGGTGGTTACTACCTCCATGGATGATGTGGTTGAGACACCGTTGATTTATGAAAATTGTTCGCTCTCGCTGAATGGTAGAATTTTCCAGATTGATCTTATTTGTTTACCACTTAAGAAGGTTGATGTGGTTTTGGGGATGGATTGGCTTTCCGCCAAATCAGTGTTTATTGGTTGTGAAGAGAAGTTGATTACCATTCCATCTAGTGAAGTTACTCCAAAGGATGTGCTAACTACTATCTTGGAAGGTACGGTTGGCATGGTTAATTTCTTATTTGAGAATGAAAAGTTAGTTCTCTTAGTTCTTATCAAGGAGCCTAGCGATAATCTGAGTGTTACACAAATCCCTGTTGTTTGTGAATTTCCGGAAGTGTTTCTTGAGGATGTCACCTCTCTTCCCCCTGAAAGGGAAGTGGAATTCTCTATTGATCTGATACCTGGGACGGCTCCAATCTCCGTCTCTCCGTATCGCATGGTGCCACTAGAGTTGAGAGAATTGAAGAATCAATTGGATGAGTTGTTAAACAAGCATTTTATCCGACCTAGTGTCTCACcatggggagctccagtgttaTTAGTAAAGAAGAAGGATGATAGTATGCGGTTGTGTATTGATTATCGCTAG